agaaaaagacaaaaaaaagagaataaatcaACCCAATCTAATCTAAACCATTTGACTAACCACAACAACCAACCCAACCACCAACACAAccaaccaccgccgccacccCAACCACCGccagaaaattttccggtcatcttctccaaatgaatgatgaccggaaaattttcgtGTATTAAAacttttgatatgtttttgaaaGAGATCCATGGTGGATCTGTTTCAGAAACAGATCCACATCAAGCTTgggatgaccggaaaattttccggtcatcattcactcggagaagatgaccgtaAAATTTTCAGACGGTGGTGGGATGGCGGCGGCGGTTGGGTGGGGGTGGGATGGCTGCGGCAGTTGGGTGGATTTTGCTTTGAACTTTTTGATTTAatcagatattatatttaggggtattttgggtatttttattttttttgtcttttgatgacgtgtcaactgACACATGGCGctgcaatttttttgtttttaaagatagccgcaaaaaaaaaagacggcgccaggggtatctTCGTCCATAAAGGCCGTGAATaccgccgccacaaagatcaagGGGTTTTGTgtccgtttttaaacatcaggggatTTTGTGCACGTACCCTCAAAGGttaggggccatgggtgattattagccgtatttttatgatatttttttatggtgtttttagaGTGTTTCTGTTGtgtattttaagatttttttatagtgtttttatgttAGTATTTTTATCGTGTTTTATTACTGTATTCTATGGTTTTGTTTAgcgtaaatacaccataaaaacactataaaaacataaatcaatttgttgtgTACGGAATCACTACAAAACACCACAAATGTGCATGGAATTAGTAACATTAAAACAAGCAAACAATTATATGAGAACAATTATATTAACAAGAGAAAAATAGATCTATAATAatctctataaaaaaaaattacaaaacatctaaaaaatctaaacaattacaaaaaatataaaagacgACGTTGAGAAAACCAGTGTAAAATAGACGACGTCGAGAATATCACCGGAAGAAAGACGATATTGAGGATAGTAGTGGAATAAGGACGACGTCGAAAATATTATCAGAAAAAATACGACGCCAAAGATATCATCGGAAAAAAAACGGCATCGAAAATACCATTGGAAGAAAAATGACGCTGAGAAGCAATTATTTTGTGGTCACATacctaaaaaaaagaaaaaaaaaagagaaagagaagagagaaaaagagtGAAGTTTTTGTGTTTAAAAGAAATAACTGATAATAAGAATTAAGGAAGGAAATCCTAATTATGAGGAgtcatttttgaaattaaatttttaaaacatgtaTGCAGTTGAAACTTAGGAAATATGTCCTAAAAatgttgtaattattttcaaaaaacaaatatttaaaaataattcgtTTGTCTACCAGTTATTAACTATGTATTTAATAATTCTTTATAAACtgaatttaacttaattttttcaCAACtaaataaagtttttaaatagatatgaatattataatttttatagttatttttttgaTCCTGTACTAATTAatgtttctataattatatgTAAGGGAATTGAAATGTATTATTAAggaattatttattgttttagaaaattctattgttttaatttttgcataatattttaattttcctaaaagtttatagaaattaaaaacataaacaatTATAATCATATACTATTATTAagtaatgaaaaataaaaaaaatcgataaCAGTAATGActaggcaaaaggtacaaaaaaccgtcgtagttttcataaaagtacatattaactcttttattttttgagtaCAATTAAactttctttattttcaaatataataaatatttccTTTCGTCCAACActattagaaacactcgttagtaatcgacatgtctctcataatcatataggaaaaaagttcaaaaataatttcaatgtttaaaatatttatcgaaaatttgagggggtaagtgtccaaAAAGTAAGTTataagggtttatttgttcgattttaaaacaacgagagtttatttgtttgatttgaaaataaaaatggtttaattgttcaattttaaaagctGGAGAGTTTAACTgtgtccaaaaaaataaaagtgctcatttgtacttttaaaaaaaagtccagagtttttttatacctttttgcCTAATGACTAATAAGTAAACTTTAGTAACAATTATTATGTATGTTATGTGTGTGCCTCGGCACTTGATTCTATTGTAATAATAATGCTTCAAATATACGACTCACTAtaagcctataaatagaggacTCATGATTTCTTCTTTCTGCAACTTAAGCATTTGATTCACGAAGTATCACCTTGTTTTATACCAAGGTAACGTATAAATTTACCACTGCAGAAATTTAGTTATGATTTATTTAGTCGAAGACGAATGCATAATTTTACGTTATCTGTTGTGTACGATTgatacatttatatatttttgttggtTCAATAAAATAAGCAGCATCATAATGGCTGGAGCTAATGAAGAGCCGATCACCGGATTTCACGATAAAATTTCGCGAGATCCGAAATCAAAATATCCAGCTCAACCTGGAAGGTATCATCTGTATGTTTCTTATGCATGTCCATGGGCTTCGAGATGTCTCGCATACTTGAAGATTAAAGGACTCGAAAAGGCCATCCTTTTTACGGTATCAAATCCACCATCATTACTTAGTCATTTTCTATCTTCAGTGCGTGTCAACCTAATTGAGATGCTCAAATATTTGTGCGTGTAGTCTGTGAAGCCGATATGGGGCAAAACAAAACCCGGCGTGGATAACCATATGGGATGGCTTTTTCCTGCAACAAGTACAGAGGAACCAGGAGCTGAACCTGACCCTTTGTATGGTGCCAAAAGTATAAGACAGCTCTATGACATTGCCTGTCCTCAGTATGCCGGAGGATACTCTGTTCCTGTATGTTCAACTACTCCTGAATTCTTACTAATATGGATGTTGAGATGATAAATATTGTATTGGTATTGATAGGTGCTGTGGGATGCGGAACAAAAGGCAATTGTGAACAATGACAGTGGGGAAATCATCCGAATGCTTAACACAGAAATGAATGAATTTGCGACGCATCCAGAGGTGGATTTATATCCTCGCTACTTGCGTCCTAAGATCGATGAAACTAACGAATGGGTATACACCAATATCAACAAAGGTGTCTATAAATGTGGTTTTGCAAAGGACCAACAAACTTACGACGACGTAAGCTTCGGTTTATACATAGTAATTAACACTCCAAAATTGTTTTGAGTATTGCTGTAATCTTTATGCACCATCGTCTGCAGGCTGTGAAACCATGCTTTGAATCCCTTGATAGATGTGAGAAAACACTTCGAAGGCAACGCTTCATGTGCGGACACCAACTAACCGAAGCAGATATCCGTCTCTTTGTCAGCCTTATCCGATTCGATGAGGTACCACATCTTTCAGACTAAAAAACTAACAAATTTCTATGCATACGAATGTAATTTTGGTTATCTCTGCAGGCATATGGTGCTCTGTTCAATTGCAACAAAAAGCTGCTAAGGGAGTACCCACATTTGTTCAACTTTACCAAAGACATTTACCAAATGTTTGATATCAGTAGCACAGTGAACATGGTGCACATTAAGAAGCATTACTATAAAAGTCATCCTGATTATAATCCCATGGGAATCATTCCGATTGGCCCTAACATTGACTATTCTGAACCTCATAATAGGCTCAAGTTTCCGATTGGTATATGATCATCATGGAAGAGATTAAGAATGGgctattataataattaagttatatgaaaacaaattaaataaagtcATGTGATGTTCTTGGTAGTCTATGCCTGGCATCACATCAGAATCATATTTGATCTTCTTGGAGGAGATTAAGAGTGCTTTATTAGTAAGTTATGAATAAATATCAAATCGTGCCGTTGTACTGTATTTCTATCATTCGTGGATTGTACTAtttaacattaaataaaaatcatgtCTATGTTTGTGTTATGTTCTtggattttctttcttttaataAGAATCACCTTGATTAATGGTATAAATTTCCCGATCATTTTATGTCAGTAAGGGCAATTCCATCCCAACTCAAAAAACGAGTTGGATCCCAGAGTTTAGAGTAAATTGATTCCAACCAGACTctataaacttattttatttggaAGTTTACGTATTTacttcaaaaaatgaaaatagttattttttacttCAAAACGGAAAAGTTTTAGAAAATACTCCAcgtttttttttcagatttatattttactcacggttttaaaataattatgattcTACTCCGCTATCATGCAGGTATCatgacattatcatctcgttattataatttttttataatttgtttttcatgtaggtatcatattatcatattattatcataactttatcattttattattataaaaccttatcatactattatcttcatattatcatctcgttatcataatttttttgtaattttttttccacatataggtatcatattatcatactatt
This window of the Mercurialis annua linkage group LG5, ddMerAnnu1.2, whole genome shotgun sequence genome carries:
- the LOC126680119 gene encoding uncharacterized protein LOC126680119: MAGANEEPITGFHDKISRDPKSKYPAQPGRYHLYVSYACPWASRCLAYLKIKGLEKAILFTSVKPIWGKTKPGVDNHMGWLFPATSTEEPGAEPDPLYGAKSIRQLYDIACPQYAGGYSVPVLWDAEQKAIVNNDSGEIIRMLNTEMNEFATHPEVDLYPRYLRPKIDETNEWVYTNINKGVYKCGFAKDQQTYDDAVKPCFESLDRCEKTLRRQRFMCGHQLTEADIRLFVSLIRFDEAYGALFNCNKKLLREYPHLFNFTKDIYQMFDISSTVNMVHIKKHYYKSHPDYNPMGIIPIGPNIDYSEPHNRLKFPIGI